One window from the genome of Yarrowia lipolytica chromosome 1B, complete sequence encodes:
- a CDS encoding uncharacterized protein (Compare to YALI0B20328g, similar to uniprot|P39979 Saccharomyces cerevisiae YEL066w HPA3 histone and other protein acetyltransferase) — MSVTVRKIEETDKEAWKPLLDGYLTFYKSSWTPEVTEVTFKRFLDDSEPVNCAVAVDESGNLIGYATYINHRNTWTVGDSMYLNDLYVDDKVRNGGVGRKLIEFVYGEADKLGCEKTYWHTQHFNHRAQLLYTKIGEKDDFVKYVRPVKE; from the coding sequence CTGTCCGAAAAATTGAGGAgaccgacaaggaggccTGGAAGCCCTTGCTGGACGGCTATCTGACTTTCTATAAGTCATCGTGGACCCCCGAGGTGACTGAGGTCACCTTCAAGCGGTTCCTGGACGACTCAGAGCCAGTCAACTGCGCCGTGGCCGTCGACGAGTCTGGTAATCTCATTGGTTACGCCACTTATATCAACCACCGAAACACGTGGACCGTGGGAGACTCCATGTATCTCAATGACTTGTATGTGGACGACAAGGTGCGAAACGGAGGTGTGGGCCGCAAGCTGATTGAGTTTGTGTACGGTGAGGCCGACAAGCTGGGCTGTGAGAAGACCTACTGGCACACCCAGCACTTTAACCACCGGGCCCAGCTGCTTTACACCAAGATCGGTGAGAAGGACGACTTTGTCAAGTACGTGCGGCCTGTCAAGGAATGA